From Ailuropoda melanoleuca isolate Jingjing unplaced genomic scaffold, ASM200744v2 unplaced-scaffold14521, whole genome shotgun sequence, the proteins below share one genomic window:
- the LOC117797814 gene encoding histo-blood group ABO system transferase 2-like: protein MADTGSPSTSSPTISCWAHVPLREGQWVVLLIVDTGSPSTSSPTTSCRACVPLREGQRVVVLEVHGALRWQDVSMQQMAMISCFCEQRFFREVDDLVCADVDMKFHDHVGVEILSPLCHPVPQFLLGGQ from the coding sequence ATGGCAGACACAGGGTCACCTAGTACGTCTTCACCAACCATCAGCTGCTGGGCCCATGTGCCCCTCCGTGAGGGCCAGTGGGTGGTACTCCTCATTGTGGACACAGGGTCACCTAGTACGTCTTCACCAACCACCAGCTGCAGGGCCTGTGTGCCTCTCCGGGAAGGCCAGAGGGTGGTGGTCCTCGAGGTCCACGGCGCCCTGCGCTGGCAGGATGTGTCCATGCAGCAGATGGCGATGATCAGCTGCTTCTGTGAGCAGCGTTTCTTCCGTGAGGTGGACGACCTGGTGTGCGCCGATGTGGACATGAAGTTCCATGACCACGTGGGTGTGGAGATCCTGTCCCCCCTTTGTCACCCTGTACCCCAGTTTCTACTGGGTGGCCAATGA